In Nematostella vectensis chromosome 2, jaNemVect1.1, whole genome shotgun sequence, one genomic interval encodes:
- the LOC5505670 gene encoding myc box-dependent-interacting protein 1 isoform X2, whose protein sequence is MAEKGEKSLEKGFLARTASITSKRAKRAQEKVKQKLGKANETKDVTFDEFVSNFNKQQAAAQKLQKEFKNYNNCVKAMLSASADFSEAMKDVYEPDWSGRDVVFKLLDQLHVYYADLQEKLQDEVLGPLTAYQSQFPDIKARINKHGRKLVDYDRYRHNYEAMRAKGKGVDQKKLNQCQEEFSEAKSVYTKLHAELYEELPALYDSRIAFYVSSFQSIFTAEAIFHREAGKIKTQMNDLMDGLVDELSSGTHTSRRPFQLSSISPISDSDESEHLSNPGEVAEPLNTESAVCNDEEPRDENIEAPAFQGVEEDEGPADGASPVHPNLPTNEGSEDDLSEDEQKPANNLPPSRPPAPIDKPTPTPRPPILNAATEDPATNAEIPGVLYKGFWNFPLVLFPSNPQISV, encoded by the exons ATGGCGGAAAAGGGAGAAAAAAGTTTAGAGAAAGGCTTTCTCGCTCGTACAGCCAGTATCACCTCAAAACGAGCGAAACGTGCTCAGGAAAAG GTCAAGCAAAAACTTGGTAAAGCAAACGAGACGAAAGATGTCACATTTGACGAGTTTGTGAGCAACTTCAACAAACAGCAA GCTGCAGCCCAAAAGCTCCAGAAAGAATTTAAGAATTATAACAACTGTGTTAAAG CTATGCTGTCTGCAAGTGCTGATTTCAGCGAAGCCATGAAAGATGTCTATGAACCTGACTGGTCAGGACGTGATGTAGTATTTAAGCTGCTAGAT CAGCTGCATGTCTATTATGCTGATCTCCAAGAGAAGCTTCAGGACGAAGTGCTTGGTCCATTAACAGCCTACCAAAGCCAATTTCCAGATATTAAG GCAAGAATAAACAAGCATGGGCGAAAACTGGTGGATTATGATCGTTATCGACATAATTATGAG GCAATGAGAGCAAAAGGAAAAGGTGTTGATCAAAAGAAGTTAAACCAG TGTCAAGAAGAATTTAGTGAGGCAAAGTCTGTTTACACTAAACTTCATGCTGAATTGTATGAAGAGTTGCCAGCTTTGTATGACAG CCGGATAGCATTTTATGTATCATCTTTTCAGAGTATTTTTACTGCTGAAGCTATATTTCACAGAGAAGCTGGCAAG ataaaaacACAAATGAATGACTTAATGGATGGACTTGTAGATGAGCTTTCATCTGGCACACATACCTCAAGGCGGCCATTCCAGTTATCAAG TATATCACCAATCTCTGACAGCGATGAATCTGAGCATTTATCAAATCCTGGAGAAGTGGCAGAACCATTAAACACTGAATCAGCAGTATGCAATGATGAAGAGCCAAGGGATGAAAATATAGAAG CTCCAGCCTTTCAGGGAGTTGAAGAAGATGAGGGACCAGCGGACg GTGCTAGTCCTGTGCATCCCAACCTACCCACAAATGAAGGATCAGAAGATGACCTATCAGAGGATGAACAGAAGCCTGCAAACAATCTTCCACCATCTAGACCACCTGCTCCCATAGATAAACCCACTCCTACACCGAGACCACCCATACTGAATGCCGCAACAGAG